cgtaatttgtcatttttaaaattgcacgaatttccaaacaacggttcctatgcttacgatgattaaacttttgatatcaaatttggtatcaacctttgcagtctgacgtcatctgtcgatcaaactcgaacacggtttgtttacaaatgtcatgacgatgacttgctgaacgcggcggtataaccaggcgccttattgttaattttgcaccatcaaacatgcaaaccatctcaaaagttaggtctttgtagtaggaaactttcttttgcgaaggcaccatgtcaacaatgcctaaaagtacgcaatttttcgccatttgctgctattccttttctccgatcagcaccagataaatcggccttccttttacgcgctattgacttgtgtaaaccaatcaaggatcataattgacagtgacatcagacgcgatagaatatttttatctctgtctttgataataaCAGCTATTTTAGATGGGACCTGCTTGCCCTAATCCCTCGACTTCTTCATCTTTTGACAGATCGAATCAGGATCTATTGCCAGTTCTAATCCGTTGTCATCCGCCAAGTCCTTAAGAGCACGACCCTCTGATGCCGCCTTTCTCCCAGTCAACTGGGAAATCAAAATGGGAGAGTTACTAAACGCAGGTGGTACTTATGGCGACACATTTTCGATGCTTAAAAACTCGTCTTCAAGAGGCAACGACGATCGAGATAAAGTCATCGCAGATGAGGTAGCATCTGGAAGGAAAGTAAAAGTTGGCAGATTTGTGGTGCAGAAATCgatcaaagaagaagaaaatgaaaGTGATCGTAGTCAAGCAAGTGTTGACGGAGGACTATCCTCAGATGAAGGGAAACAGATGAGTTGGGTGCAAAGAAGAGAGAAACACATCAGAAAGAGTATTCAAAAAGAGAACGTTTTTGGAAATCAAACATCATCTTCTGATCAAAGTTCTGCTGGTGGCAGTATTTCTGATTGCGATAGAATCTGCTATGAAGAGAAGGAagcgttgttaaataaacataccTCGAAACCATTGCCAAGACAACACAAAAATGCCTCTAAACATCTACCAGAGAGAAAGAGAGTGCCCTCACGGGCGTTGCCTGACTGGGATTTCGATTCAGATGATGAAGAAGCCGCAGCTGCCTCGAACGTTCTAGTAAGGCCTAGGTCAGTGACCATGCCCTTTTTACCGACCAATCAAACTGCTCCGTTTGAATGGGATTTTTCCGATGACAGTGACACATCATCCACAACTAGTATCACTGACGTCATACCATTCCAAGACTCACAGCGGCCGGATGATATACGAGATGAATCGGCATCTAGGCATGCTGCTCGTAGCGTAGGGAGGTTTGCCGTCCAAACAATAAGCACACCTGAGATGGGAAGGAGACAACCGTCATCACCATCATATGAGCAGGAGCAAAACCCACAACTTGATCAGCATATTAAAAATGTTGCCGCAAAAGAAAAGATATCTCCTCCTACCAAAGCACTTGTAGGGAAATTTACCGTACAAGAAGTTGGAGAAAATGAGGCGAACGTCATTCAAAACACCGGGACTTCATACAATGTACAGAAACACGATGGAATTAATGTAAGCAGTCAAGACAAAGAACAAACAAAGGGTCGATTTGTTGTTCAGAATGTTGATGTGAATGTCACCACAGGTGATCAGCAACAACAAAGTAAAAAAGGACGATTCACAGTACAAAAAGTAGAAGCGACCGATCCAAATAAAAAGACGTCAATTGATAACACTGGCAGCACTGGGAGATTCAAGGTAACGAAAGTCAATACAGATCTGAACAATTTAAATGTTGACCACTCTGACACACCAAATGTGGCCCACTCTGTCGGAAGATTTAACATTCAGAAGGTAACAACGCCTGAAATGGACACAAACAATCATCCACATAATGTCAAAACAAATAGTGAGTCAATTCCGCGAAATAGACCGGGTACAGGTCGTTTTGTCGTACAAAAAGTTGAATATAATGATGACTCGTTGAAACAATGGGATTATCCAAGAGATGATGATGAGCATAAGActaaacaaatattaaataacgTGCAATCACAGACTGCGTATGAAGATGCCACCAGTGGTCGTAGTGTTAATGAGGTTGGAGGTTATTTAGAGACGGCATTATAAAGGTGGTTTTTGTCATTAATGGTCAATCTGATCAATCTGATTCAATCTTTTTAAATACCAATTCCTTATGGATCATTCATAGCTATATAAATGAAAGGAAGGTGTAAAAAATGTTGTCTTCTTTCCTACAGTTTGAGACCATGCTATTGTGCAACTCCAAAATTGCTTGCTTGAACATTTGCTCATCTTAAAgtctcattcagtgatcccagcgcaagtgtaaaaaaaaaataaaattgtttataaattgattaagagtgaaggataagtcattcaggTTGTcgtttggcatttttgaaataaaatgcttggaaaaaatgataaaaacagcagtattaacgaagttgaaaactcattcaaatacatgtagctaatttatataccgtCAGTATACagtattattaattatttcattattgtaataatgttatcattaaaaatatttaaatacaaaataaccATGTTTTTGGgggggtttgtttttattttagtaaaacattttaaattatattttttacacacaaaaaccaatcgttctgaattttcccgataggtcagaggAGGGcagagtgtcccaaaactgcaaaaattgccccacaatgcattgcaaacttccactGCCGATTTAGCTTATTGACCGACCCTCGCAGTTGGATAAGGAAGTGTTGTTTCAAAGGGCTCATAATTGTCGCAGTGTCGATACTCGTGACGATCTCTGCTGTGTGGTAGTATTACATAGCGTACATACTCTTGTGTCGTTAatgataccaagatgaagtctCTTCTGGTGCTTCTTGCCTTCGTGATATGCGGAGTAACAGGTAATTAAGACCATGGAAGTTTGATTATAATATATAACTTTTACTATAATTCTTGTCATTAAACTCACGACACATGGCGTTTGATTATTCAATGGTAATATGTTCCATTCAATGGTTAAGGAACAactcaaaagttcgatgaagtcctGTTCGTTAGTGGGGAGGCcggaggggtcaaaaagtccgattacattggtaaaaaaagtagttaaaacattaGTAAAAGTTGATCTTTTTAAAGGATTTGAATATATACGGTAGTTTTCAAATTCAAGTATTTTCTGACGTTCAACATTGACGTTCCACAGTGGCTACTTCAAaatggttttaaatcaaattatttgGCTGAAAAAGCCCATATCAAACAtgaaaagaaatgtaaatataaacAAAAGAGAAAATCTTGAGAGAAGTTCTGAAGGCAAGGTCGAAACAAATTCAAACTTATTACTGAATATGTTCATCAGGACTGGCATTGAAATATAACAGCAGATCATTCTTATTTCTAGTCTACTTCTATATAGTACTCACTGTGGAAGTTTTGAAGTCTACTAGACTCCCTTTTGTACACTATTGTAGATCAGGAAGCAATGCACCACCACGAACAGAGACGAGGGCAATACAATCGCAGTCATGTTTTTGACGATCTCCTTGGAATAAAGCTGGCAACCGCGTTGCTGAACAACCAGCTTCAGTGGTAAACAGAGGATCGTCACAGCAAGAATAGTGTAGAAAAAGGAGTCTGGTAGACTTCGAAACGGGTGACTGACAGCGACTGTTTAAATAAGAATATTATAATCTGCTATAAAATTGAAACTTATTTCATCAGTTTTGTACTCAACATAAAATGCAAGGTGATGCAGTGAGTGGGTCCAGATACAAGTATTTAAAAGACAGTTAGCCCGCTAGCGCGGGCTTGCTTGCTTAATGTTACTAATAGTTGGATTGCAAGAGATGTTCATCAGAAATAATAAAGAGCATAAATTATCTTGTAATTTGC
This DNA window, taken from Amphiura filiformis chromosome 16, Afil_fr2py, whole genome shotgun sequence, encodes the following:
- the LOC140136592 gene encoding uncharacterized protein, with product MQSRCGQTVVSHGERIYSQMGHQYQPNVNCSVTIKGYYKGQKMFLRIEDIDIRGNADCYGDYLEIYDDTSKPTKKPHLMCGQGRRITTRITSRGDAMRLVFITDGATNGRGFRAVITALFPDKKCKDFRKFRCANGRCISSMLTCDSVNHCGDESDEKPNACSHHKVNEYRNTYRKAGDLNVVIPELIFICIGTFLVFMFFYFCIPQVFTHILLMRTKWAKLQDDQEIESGSIASSNPLSSAKSLRARPSDAAFLPVNWEIKMGELLNAGGTYGDTFSMLKNSSSRGNDDRDKVIADEVASGRKVKVGRFVVQKSIKEEENESDRSQASVDGGLSSDEGKQMSWVQRREKHIRKSIQKENVFGNQTSSSDQSSAGGSISDCDRICYEEKEALLNKHTSKPLPRQHKNASKHLPERKRVPSRALPDWDFDSDDEEAAAASNVLVRPRSVTMPFLPTNQTAPFEWDFSDDSDTSSTTSITDVIPFQDSQRPDDIRDESASRHAARSVGRFAVQTISTPEMGRRQPSSPSYEQEQNPQLDQHIKNVAAKEKISPPTKALVGKFTVQEVGENEANVIQNTGTSYNVQKHDGINVSSQDKEQTKGRFVVQNVDVNVTTGDQQQQSKKGRFTVQKVEATDPNKKTSIDNTGSTGRFKVTKVNTDLNNLNVDHSDTPNVAHSVGRFNIQKVTTPEMDTNNHPHNVKTNSESIPRNRPGTGRFVVQKVEYNDDSLKQWDYPRDDDEHKTKQILNNVQSQTAYEDATSGRSVNEVGGYLETAL